From the genome of Pseudoliparis swirei isolate HS2019 ecotype Mariana Trench chromosome 1, NWPU_hadal_v1, whole genome shotgun sequence:
GTAAACATATAACTGAATTTAATAAGTAGCTtgttaaataattaaaagaaatattAAGCGTTATAATTTCTATCTACCCTCTAGTCagtttgttgaaaaaaaaggcCTTTCAGTATTTTGTTCCCCTTTATCATAGAAGTTGAAGGAAtgaattaaaagtgttttacttttcttttatttccacTAGCTcaagttattaaatatttttggcttttaaaacaaatatttcctATTGTCCTCCTAATAACATCATTCATGTCTCTACACATtaatcaccttttctttttaccTTGGGTTTACTGAAAAGTGTTATGTAAAGAtataaagatatttattttataacacATGGCATTTagctatgtaatatatatatatatatatatatatatatatataaataaatatataaatatatataaataaatactaaatatatatataaagaaaaaatatatatacaaatatatatatacagtatatatataaatataaagatatatctaaatataaatgtatatgtaaataaataaataaatattaaaaacatacatcaataaatataaatatatataaataattatatatataactaattaTATatctacaaaaaatatatatatatatatataattaaatatatatatgactaaatatataaataaataaatatatatatataaatatatataaatatatataaatacatatattaaaaacatatatcaatagatatatatatacatatgtatgaataattaaatatagatatatataaagaattatatatatacataaataaatatatatatatatttatattatctgtAAACTCTCCCTCCAGTTGGCCATGAGGTGGCTCGACTTCGACGCCTCTCGTCAGCCTCACGCCGCCGAGCTGCTGTCACACATCCGCTTTGAGACGATCCCCGCCAGTGAGCTGGTGAGCCAGATCCAGCCGGTGCCCCGCATGATGATGGACCCGCACTGCCACCGCCTGCTGGTGGACGCCATGAACTACCACCTGCTGCCCTTCCAGCAGAACACCCTGCAGTCCCGACACACGCAGGTCCGGGCCGCGCAGCCGACTCTGCTCACCGTCGGCGGGCGGCCGTCGCTCACCGAGAGGGCTCTCAGTCGGGAGGTCGGTGCTTTGGCGTCGTGTCGTCTCTATCCACCACCTGAGTAAAAACCctcactgacctttgacctctgtgaTCCAGGTGATGTGGAGGGACCCTCGAGAAGGAGCGGCCACCTGGCGTCACCTCACCCAGCTGCCGGCGAAGAGCTTCAACCAGTGTGTGGCCGTGATGGACGGCTTCCTGTACGTGGCCGGAGGGGAGGACCAGAACGACGCGCGCAACCAGGCCAAGCACGCCGTCAACACCCTCAGCAGGTAGCAGGGTGCTGCTGTTTAGGCCTCACAAGACATAGCTATGTCCGACATCGGCACAGTAAACCACAGAGGCCGCTATCATTCCCAAATATGCAGGTTCATAATCTGACTACGCCTAAATTAATAGGGGAACATGCACCATGTAATACAAAGTCTTACATCTAGATTTTGAGAAGCAGGGTTtcaaggtcaggggtcatcaCTGGGGTCATCACTGGGGTTTGGGTGtcaaggtcaggggtcatcaCTGGGGTCTGGGTGTCAAGGTCAAGGGTCATCACTGGGGTCTGGGTGtcaaggtcaggggtcatcaCTGGGGTCTCGGTGtcaaggtcaggggtcatcaCTGGGGTCTGGGTGTCAGAGTGAGGGGTCATCACTGGGGTCTGAGTGTCAAGGTCAGGGGTCATTACTGGGGTCTGGGGTTCCCCTCTGAAGGTGACCCCTCTGACCTTTACCTCCAACAGATATGACCCTCGCTTCAACACCTGGTTCCACCTGGCCAGCATGCGACAGCACCGCACCCACTTCTCCCTGGCGGCCAGCGGCGGCCGCCTGTTCGCCATCGGCGGGCGCAACGTGGAGGGCCTGCTGGCCACCACCGAGAGCTACCTGCCGTCCTCCAACGCCTGGCAGATGCGCGCCCCCATGGTCGTGCCCCGCTGCTGCCACTCCAGCGCCACCCTGCCCTCCGGAGACATCCTGGTGACGGGCGGGTACATCAACTGCGCCTACTCGCGCTCCGTGGCGTGCTACAACCTGGACGCCGACGCCTGGAGCGAGAAGAGCCCCATGGAGACGCCCCGCGGCTGGCACTGCTCCGCCGCCCTGGGAGGGAAGGTGTACGTGGCGGGAGGGAGCCAGCTGGGGCCCGGCAGCAAGCGCGTGGACGTGCTCTCCGTGGAGGTCTTCTCCCCGGAGAGCGGCGGCTGGAGCCGGGCCGCCCCGCTCCTCCTCGGCGTGAGCACCGCCGGCCTCTCGCCGCTGGCCGACAAGCTGTACCTGCTGGGCGGCTGGAACGAGGCGGAGAAGCGCTACAAGGCGGCGGTGCAGAAGTACGACCCGGCCACGGACAGCTGGTCCGTGGCGGAGGATCTGCCCGAGCCCACGGTGGGCGTGTCCTGCTGCACCCTGACCCTGCCGCCGCGCCACGCGCCGCGCCGCCAGCTGCACCGCAACACGccgaatttttaaaaatcgaaaaGACAGTAAAGTAGAAAACATTGCAAGGTAgaggatgtttttcttttcttttcccgtagcattatttaaataaattatattgtAGAAATACTTACAATTTAAATAacgaatacatatatatttacatatttataaaaatgtaactAAAATATTGATAACAATGAAATCACTGACATGTGGACCTTTTCCATTGATCCTCAATGCTTAACCTAAAGGGATTTGGGGTATTTAATAATCATATTTACTTGACATCTGACCTCCACTGTTATTCAAGAGAAAGACTCAAATCTAAAATACAGAAATATGAAGTGTCCATGTGCTGGTTTtgcaaaaaggaaataaaaagagagcgagagtgatCCAAAGTGATCTCAGGAGGTTTTACATCCACGCAAACTGAGAAGAAAAGCGTGAGGAAGGGATGAATTAtcgtggagcaggtggaggtagagaggatgatggaggaggaggaggagcgatgaAGACGGGAACAAAGGCCGTCTGCGCTCGAGTGTGTTGAAAAAACTTTGAAAGGTTTGTGAACAACGATGCATCTCAAAAGAGTGTGTGGCATTCAACTgtgacgatgtgtgtgtgtgtgtttgtgtgtgtgtgtgtgtgtgtgtgtgagcgacagACGAGTGAATGGCAGGAATATGAGCCAATTCTGACAGATTGTAATAATCAGGATTTCTCACCAGTAAATTTGATGTGAGTAACGAACACACGCCGGCTTCTTCTTTAATGTCTCTGATGTTTGTCAGAAGAAGTGAAGCTCAACTGTAACCTGTATTTAAAAACAGATGTAGTACTtcaatatatgaatattatatgaGTGCAATGCGAAAGGGATTCTGAggtgaacacaagagaaaggctGAATTAAAACAACGTGCAGAAATGTGCATTAAAGCAGAAAATTAAgaatatttattcaaaatctatttGAAAAATCCAACAATTTCAAACAAACCCGCCTGTTTGTTTTAAAACATTTGAAGATCCGACGGATCTTAATTTTTACTGAAACTAAGAAACTACCAACTGAAGAGCCAGTGAGACGCCAGCGGGTGGAAAGAAGCTGCACATTGACGAGTTATGGATGGATATTGTTTTAACGAGGTGAATCGGGCTCATTTGATTGGATGAATCCCTCCGCGTTACCGGACGAGCCCCTGGTGGTTCCACTGAATAAAGCCAAAGTGATCGAAACGTCTCGTCTCATGTCCTGATTTCTACTTCACGTCAGACCAgctgggaaatgtagtctcaCAGAATCTGCAAGAAGCatcctcagaggtcagaggtcacgtttAGATCAAATGGAGCTATAAAGGGCTCATGACTGTCCGTTAGGAGGATGAACTAACGTGCGGTGGGGAAGGACTCGCATCCCAAAATACAATCTTACTTCATGTTCTTGCTCGTTTAACTTAAGTGTTAAAATATGAAGTTCTCCTGCAGTGAGTCCATTCACAAATATATCACTGATGCAATCAAGGGCAAGACACACCTGTTGTAGGTGGAGCCAATTATGTAATAATATAGTCATGTCCTTTACTGCTTATGGATCTCACTTTATATGctccaagattttttttttttttacatttatgcaAAGTAATTAAGCAGTCCAATGGAAGTAGGAAGATAAACATGAAGCATGGTGTGTAGGGCCCATTGggcctggctgtgtctgaagcctGCTGCCatggccccccccctcccctccatgtctcctggtggaggtctggatcgtttACCTCAGATGTGGAAAGTTACCAGTTAGTCCGATTTCATATCAAGATGTTCCTGATTTTtccatcacatgtcatttagcagactcttttatccaaagggaCTTAAAAGATTTTAAAGGTTGTTTTCCCCTACAAGTCAACTTGAAGCctgcctgcaaactcatgaggggtgaaaaaggtaacgggggggggggggacggactattttgtcaccacaccacatccacgttgttcgAACTtcggtcattttattgttccgaCCACAAATCTAATAATCATTTTAATAGATCCTCCGTTCcaaccaagtcagtgatcgggccctataatgatagtaataacaaatatacgttgtcatatataatatggttaaagttattcatgaaccaacttacttttctttggcctgaacaagtctacaagtcttgtgctctgagcctcgagtctgttctgcctctacctggttctCACAATCTTCTTACCATACCTGCCGTAAatatgatactgatacaataccaaaAAAACgatataccataaataagacactggtaaatttatctataatagtaataaataaaacatatgtatggttcactttttaccaactttatCAACACTTAACTGGCAGTAATATtggtattaatacagcaagatattcaTGAAACTTCATGGTGCCATCAtggcattgatgatacactatgaggccttcagtctgtatctgaccagatgatagagttcatcaggatgagcagctgtagagttacacaactttacagactgacattttttttttaagccgaagacTCAaaagctcctccacctctcgcTGCGCTCACagcgacacggagcagcgtgtgCGGATCTACACGagtcacgtggatgacctattttgatttcaaaacggcgaagtTCACTGAAAGGTGACAAGTCTGCAGTATGAAGAAGCCTGAGTAACTACGCCAGACAGAGCTTTCTTTTTCCCATTTTATTTGTTACAAACAACGAAAGGTGGTCCTTTACTTGCCGGGGAGGATGATACCATCATACtgaaagaaagaataaaagaatATTAGATTTtaagacaaaaaataaaaacatgaaaccaAAAGAGTCGATATTAAGCGAGAGAATGCCGTAAATCTAATTAAATCATGACATAGCTTACAACTCTGTCAAAAACATTTGGGGTAACTTTTATATCAACTTCTAGTAAAACCTGGAGAGCCAGTAGAAAATGTCCAGGCGTCTCAGGATGCCAACACTCACTTTCTGCTGGAACCAGCGCATGGCCTCCTCTCTGCGGATGCGGTGCCTGAAACCGATGCGGCCTCGTTTCCGCTTCTTGTCGGCGATGCTGAAGCCGGGTCGGCCCAGAACCTGAACACGAGAGACGGGACAGCAGGTCAGAAACGCTTCAGCACCGTCTGACGAACACGAGCAGCGTCACTGAAGTCTGGCCTCTGGActtcaattaaaaaataaatcatctcTTTACATGTGAGAAGCTGCAACTAAGAAATTACTTTAAATCTTTAGAgcagcgattcccaaagtgtactgcaggtgggccgcgagaggtcatttacaataaataaataaaatatttttaattttcaattttgaaaagtttgaaattaatatacaaatatttatgatttaaatgacgtgttattcttttatctgacctatttttctgaccgccaaacaaaacaatgtcaaatggggcgccctcttgtaggattagtttatgttttgatcagagttgtgatcagcgccgccgctcccatagcgcgcACTAcacgctgcgcgtagggcaccaagtcctgagggggcgccacaaaataggcaactcaaaaaatcctcagttataataatgccgatattatttcagtctagaaatattaggcgccttttaggcatgtatatcacaaaacaggcagaacaagagttatatttaatcgctcagcaccccccccccgttaacccgtctcgggtcgcatcgctctgccgtgatgcgcgccgacacatccgcgcacacaggtgaacactctcactagcacaccCCCCGTCGTCGTCAACGCGTCGTCAACGCTGGTTGTGATTAAAGGCTTGGGTGGgtcgcagaagattttcagatttcaaattgggccgcggcattcttgagtttgggaaacGCTGCTTTAGAggatacattatttaaatgatgaagagatgaagagacaaAACTGTTTATATTTGGCCATGTATTCTTTTGATATCTATATCTTTGAACTTTACTAATATAAAATATTCACCAAAAAACCAGACAAACAGCCTTTATCTGATCTTCTGTTGCTGAGGAAGAAGTGCCGGGTGTAAGTCAACGACCTATacgtaaaataaactgaatcatcTTAATGTGTAACGCACAAATCACGTCACTTTACAGTCGACCCTTAACAAAACCATCAATGTAACGTGGCAAATATTCAGCAATAAATTATTCTTACTTCATAAAACACCTCATTCTCTGTATGGACTTCATCACTTCTCGACTATTTCAACAAAAACTCATTTCTGCGTGGGTCCATATTTTACAGCGGGAGAGAAACTGGTTTTGGGCCACTCACCACGTAGAAGTCCAGTCCGTAGATGCCGATGCTGGGGTCATACTTGATACCCAGATCGATGTGTTCCTGGATACCAAAGCCGAAGTTTCCGGTATTTGAGAAGTTGCTCTTCCTCAACTCGTACTCACGCACCTGGAACATGAAGCAACCGTAAGCTACATCGTCACACAATTGATAACACGAATGTGAAAAAACCAGAGCGTGACATAGAAAAGAGTTGATCATGCTAGATCTAACAGTCAACAAACAAGCCAGAGTACAAGAAAATATagtttttaaaatgacaaactATAAACTTTCTACGTTCATGCGACATTGAAAGTACAAAGTCCAACACCAACATTATCCTTCATTCAATCCACATTTTAAAGCTGCAGCAAAGTCACAAGCCAATGAAGAACCAGTGAAACACTGAACTAGTGGGACATGAATCAGAAGTAAACACGGCTTTCTGACCTTGAGTCCTTTCTCCAGGATCTCTTCTGCTTTGGCTCCACGGACGGTGCAGTGGACAGCAATCTTTTCATTTCTGCGGATACCGAAGGATCGCACAGTGTAGCGGGCTGAGAAACAGAAAACGGGACAGAAATGTCAAACACGATTACTTTTATGCTTCGACAACTTAATAAatcctttattgatccccgtgggggaattcttctctgcatctgACCCATCCTGAGTTATTCAGGaggagtgggctgcagtgaagcaccatGGGAGCGACTGGGGGttcagcgtcttgctcaaggacactttgacgggcaactaatggggagagcggggatcgaaccgacgacatTGTAGTTACAGAGCATCAGCAGACCACCGCGACCGTTCCCCACTCTTAAGTCAGAGTAATGTGTATAAATAAGCTTTTCTCATGGTGTTGAATAGACATCTCAAAAGTCTTAAATTCTACACTTCCACAGCTCAAAGtctgtcgccccccccccccccccacacacacacacactcacccttaGAGAAGACGGGGGTCTGGCCGGTGAGCTGCTCCAGCACCTTGGCAGCTCGGGTCAGTCTGTCTCCGCTCTCACCGACGCAGATATTCAGGCAGAGCTTGCGGATGCGAAGCTCTCTCATGGggttctccttcttctcgccCAGTTCCTGCGGGGCAGAAGACGAACGGTTCACACGAGGAAGTCACACGAGACTAAATGACTGCAGGAGAGTTGGGGCGCCGCGTCAGCCGCGGCTGCCACCGCCGTGACTTCAGGACAgcgccggtgttacggttcaacctgagtccctgttaactggcgaccttcggtcgaatgcgtctgttgttgtcgtagttacggcagatgttgataatagcaggagaacacgcagctgtcctcgcgaatgccgcattgtttagtTCTACAATGCAATGAGAAACCTTCTCGTGtcgtgtctggtctgaacataccggaggagacgatggagaagagaaagcgtccagcgacttgaagcgtcgcgtgttgtttatggttgaaacaggaagttagcaaactgcccttcctttgaaatacatttggtcaaataaataaacacttaatcaacatacaattgggagtctgttttgtgcaaacatgtatcacgtagcataactctgtagtacaaaaaccacaacaacaaatatatataaagatgttacgggattcgaactcatgtctttgggaggaaaaaaGTTTAACTGACGGGGATCTGACCACTAGGCCAAGAGCGACACGATTTACTCTGTTCGCACAATTAAATAACCTGCACTGCGGTCACTGGTCACCACGAGAGGCAGAGAACCaccagatcaacttgtgaccaaCACACTGCCGACCACCATGGAGCATGTTGACGTGAACGAAGGAGCACTCTACAATAGTGATGGCTTCTCAAACTAATATTCAGCCGTTTCAATTAAAAACGTCTTTAAAGGGCTGCACATTAATGAggaaatgtttgtgttgttgtcatgaggTAAACATACACAATGTGGACAATAATGCCAGACATGGTCGTATGAATATCCAAACATTACACCCATATGTGATTGTTTACCATCTGTCCATAGACCATGGGCATTGACCACATTAAGTTTGTCATATTTACTTTGCCTTATTGTGTCTGTGATTTATGCcacttaaataaagtaaataagtgaCCTGTACTGTTTGACTTCTGTGTTGTTGGCTGGCCACACAATTAAGAATTcaaccagccaagaacacagagaggTCAAACAGTTCAGGTCACTTCTTGAgtttactttaaatatgacAGATGGTAAACAATCACATATGGGTGTAATGTTTGTACATGTATGACCATTTCTGGCCTAAACATtgcggcattcgcgaggacagctgcgtgttctcctgctattatcaacatctgccgtaactacgacaacaacagacgcattcgaccgaaggtcgccagttaacagggactcaggttgaaccgtaacaccggctagACAGATATCAGTGGCCATTTCAACACCACCGGTAAGCTTCAGGTTAAAAGTCACACGTTAATGATAAAGTCTATAAAACCACAAGTCCAGCCCctgctctcctccgtctctaCATCTCAATAACAGTCTGGGAGCAACACATGCCGTGAGGACATGTCCGGACATATCCGCGCCGCTACTGCTGTTAGCAGTCAGATACAAACGTTACGTGTCCGGAGGTATTTACACTTTTAGACAActagaaaaacaatacaaacatgCTTGCTGTGTAGGCTTAGAGTAATTATACAACTGCAACGTTGTCCTTAACGGCTGAATATTACTACAATCGTACGAGAACCGCATATCCCAGGAGCTAGCCCGTTAGCATCACTAGCTTGTTTTGGGTTAAACTGCCTTCCGTTTCATTTGGTACAGAAATAAGCTTCTATGTTAATTATTCATGTTAGAGTTTGAGTCTCTGTACGTAAAAGAGCACTTAAGATGGCCCAACCGCTCCGATGATTGTAGATTTCAACTACAACTTCGTGTGTGATCACCATCGTACGGTGTGAGAGAGTACTCACCGCCATGTTGGATCACAAAGAGGATGAGGCGTTTCCGGCGAAAGATATTTATAGAGAAGTGTTCCCTGCAAATTACCTCGGGGAGAAATCGCGGGGAAACGTAAAGGTTCCGGGATACGGAGCGAAAAGCAACAACGAGTACATTATTTTAATGTCAATCGGAATTAAACAGCTTTGAATTGTTTATTTAGTTTCAATTATTTTCTTTACATCTTTTATTTGTTAATGAGTAGAGTTCAATCGATAAGCTGATTTTAGAATATACGATTAATAATCAATTGATGAagatacaattattattattattattaataataataacaataataaagaaTGTCCATTGTCTCAATAATCACGAATTTCACCATTTGCTCCTTAATTCAATCAAtaataatagtttaatttaatttaatatttttcttGTTTGGGACCTTTGCACAAGCAAAATGCGACCATGATCTCTGGGAAATTGCTATCCTATTTGTACATTTAGTAAAAGACAAAGTCATTGGGAAAATAATAATTGGATTAATTTGTCACAAAACAGTCCTTAATTGTAGACTTGTTTATTTCCTTTTCACAACATCAGCTTTTGCCATATGTCTCTTTAATACACTTCCTTACTTATTGCACCACAACAATGAGGCACTGACTTTCATTGAAGACCTTTAATTAATTAGGAAGGAATATATTCCTTTAATCTACAAGAGATGGCATTAAATTGAGtcgtaaaaacacacaaaaatacgAAACACtttacattaaaacaaaagaTATCAAATACACCAAAGAAAgtacattaaaaagaaaatgtatgaaCAAAGGACTTGCACCGAGATAATATAAGTCTCATCTGAAATAAGAAACAAGGTTTCTATAAGGTTTTGTCTATAAGGTTTTGTCTTTTTGAAAAGAACTACAAGAATAAAGTTTCCTGTTCAAACATTTCTGAAACAGTCTGCATACAACGTAAACATGAGGATAATTAGATTCCTttcacactatacattgtttaaAACCTTCTTAATAACCATGGAATAatgatattttatataattcAATTAATTTAGTCTAGGCCAAAATCACagattacaaacttttttcagaggactttttttaatgaagtacATCACCTAAAAACAGCCTTCTTTATGAAGAGTTAATACGTTGTAAATAATAGTTTTTATTGATTATCCTTCAATCATTTATTAAAGATTTAGCATAAATCAGTTACAAAGAACACATTTGGTTTTGAAAAAtccatttttgtttgttaaCGCAGTATTTTATGTTGGTACTCATCAAGTCTGCAGTTAGAAATGTCGATACTCATAAAGGGTCCAGATCGTCTGAAGCCATGTTCTCAATATAATTGGTCAAACCACTCCAAGAGATCCTTCCACAACCTTCTTAAGGTAACGTATTCAGAGCTGGAAAAGATTCAACTCGACGAGTAAGTCGAAAGTAAAAGTACCaacatgtaaaataataattacaagTAGAAGTTATTCAAATAAAAGTCAAAGTGCTACACAAAATTACACCTGTGGCTGATATGATACATAACATTATTAACGCCAATGCATTGACATGTAAGGAACACAGTCACAGTGGCTGAGGTTCGTTAGGTGGTTCCTAACCTGGGGGCCGGGGCCCTCCACAGGGTCACACCCTTTAATGGGacagtaaagaagaagaacaaataaaataccctctatacattgttaatgtggtaaatgactattctaggtggaaacgtctggtttctaatgaaatatctccagaggtgtatagaggcccatttccatcaacgatcactccagtgttctaatggtacattgtgtttgctaatcgccttagaagactaatgtctgattagaaaacccttgtgcaattatgttagcacagctgaaaacagttatgctggtgatataagctatacaactggccttccttccttgaagtttgaagaacaaaattaatacttcaaatattaatcattatttctaaccttgtcaatgtcttgactatattttctattcaattttcaattcatttgataaataaaatgagttttcatggaagacacggaattgtctggatgaccccaaacttttgaacggtagtgtatatatatatatatatatttatatatatatccacacacacaactcaaaataaaattattatatgcagggctctcaagttttgaagacaggcaagagtaacatttccatcagcactttttttctgattggctattgtgtagcccatttcttttttttgattggctgatcattggctcctcacagcagaactccaggggagcgcttgattcctccacggtgagggcagcgcggccagctcatgtttgcgcgctgcggcacattaaaacattaaatagtcgagtttttttcagcgtgagaaatacgatgtgtggcgggagtgcgtgacttaagaccgaaatgcgtgagtctcacgctcaatgcgtgacacttgagagccctgttataTGTAACAGGGTTGTCATAtcttgtttgactgtaaaaaaatatttacagtgaataattggagtaaactcatgagcaagaacagtttatgtggtgacgtcatcaaatcagctgctgttccaatcacaGAAAAACCGTCCTCCTGAGtttggactcccaagtccagactccaaaagaacacaaggcTGTACtaagtgtacttggaattgagaaacggctttGGTCTTTTGGTCGAGGGAGCCAGAGTGACGCTTACGATGTTGGGCAACAAAACACATGTGACCCCTGCAGCGCTCTATTCCACCCACTTCAGAGTTAGTATGAGGAACTgtagagtattctgaaactgggcacttcgcagatggtggaaaaacaggcttccggacgcgcgtggattaagttatcaacatttaatggcaggaagtgtaaatcaaacattcaaagcgctcttcctcgtgtccaggctgccGGCTCCCGGCTTCCCCCGGGAGCACAGCCATCTCCCTCGGGGCTTACCTGTGAAAGAGGCCGGTCTCTCTGAGATGCGGAGTTTTCTCTcaccggtcgaaacgtcacttccggtcctgtcgctaaagtattttcacaataagattcccgtcttgtttttgactgcattaaaagtcaccttcacaataaaagtctcttgttattgtaagtcacttcacggaattcaaccagcttcgtcaatctataatactaacatacagtcactctcatgcaacatacattaattcttgccatttacatttgcatagagtaaacattacccctatgcttcataatacattaataacaatatcaatattctccttaatattgtcttttataatatctttctatatgtattcatttaaaacataagacctctgcagatgttatcaaaataaactattacaacttaacagaaCTAAGGTAATAATGCCTCTGGTGCTCTAAACTCAATGTTCAGGGTCATCCTTCAGACCAGACTCTGTACAACATTCAGAAGTATTCTTTTCCCTCTGATGTTTACAGTAAAGGGTCTTTAGAAACCCGGGGAGAATGTGCAAAGATTAGCCAGCGAGCTAAAACTTAGCGATGCTGCATGGATCTGGCACtggtaaatatataatatatataatgaattcCACTCCATTTATTGGCAAGACCCACCCTGTGAGTCGATTGGTTAAGGTTAGGCGTTGACCTTGAGTCGTCAGATTAATCCGCGGCCAGGTTTCTTCATAACGTTAGTAGTTGCGAAGGTTATGTTACTACGTTAGCTACACACTGTTGGCCCCGAGGGGAGCTGAACAGAAGCAAAGCACTCAGAAGCATGAACGACA
Proteins encoded in this window:
- the klhl43 gene encoding kelch-like protein 31 translates to MLKPKRDLNGQTMAPKKKASRQKKPAVEAVPEVAVPEVAAVQLKVESRGDGVVVMESGVKKIEQMAALDIAQLNSLNLPLPLPVITPGERGLGLGSELTRPLHGNALLEELSKMRQEKFLTDLELACKTKAFDVHKLVISSISQYFREILAKDPGMKRLELPSLSPLGLANVITFAYLGRVHMSLYTIGCTVSAAATLQIPQLLKMCMDFLLAELNVQTCVYIWNIASAYGLTSVSAAARRFVLENFVQFADTALFTQLTLEQISDFLQDEALLMPSEVTAFQLAMRWLDFDASRQPHAAELLSHIRFETIPASELVSQIQPVPRMMMDPHCHRLLVDAMNYHLLPFQQNTLQSRHTQVRAAQPTLLTVGGRPSLTERALSREVMWRDPREGAATWRHLTQLPAKSFNQCVAVMDGFLYVAGGEDQNDARNQAKHAVNTLSRYDPRFNTWFHLASMRQHRTHFSLAASGGRLFAIGGRNVEGLLATTESYLPSSNAWQMRAPMVVPRCCHSSATLPSGDILVTGGYINCAYSRSVACYNLDADAWSEKSPMETPRGWHCSAALGGKVYVAGGSQLGPGSKRVDVLSVEVFSPESGGWSRAAPLLLGVSTAGLSPLADKLYLLGGWNEAEKRYKAAVQKYDPATDSWSVAEDLPEPTVGVSCCTLTLPPRHAPRRQLHRNTPNF
- the rpl11 gene encoding 60S ribosomal protein L11 — encoded protein: MRELRIRKLCLNICVGESGDRLTRAAKVLEQLTGQTPVFSKARYTVRSFGIRRNEKIAVHCTVRGAKAEEILEKGLKVREYELRKSNFSNTGNFGFGIQEHIDLGIKYDPSIGIYGLDFYVVLGRPGFSIADKKRKRGRIGFRHRIRREEAMRWFQQKYDGIILPGK